In a genomic window of Sulfurisphaera tokodaii str. 7:
- a CDS encoding MFS transporter, translated as MKLSDIFKPLDQRNFDVWHIKSLLTTGMGVFTDGYDLSSIGIVLAMVLSSFGITSKSPDYTLWQSLVSGSALIGAAVGAIIFGILSNRGRKTFYGIDVALLSIGALLQAFVSTPLELVIVRGLLGLGVGADYVLSPMIMAEYSNAKDRGKLLAFGFGLMWGFGATTAAAIALGLEALSVPTNIIWRVVLVTGAIPSASVIYLRRKIPETPRYLARIKGDVEKFREVVRTLANTDIHVNKELKDINSFSSYFSKFWKTFLAACLLWFLFDIVAYSGILFGPTDIAKSIGINNSAIFQFVIEFGFTLPGGIIALLTLDRIGRKPMQTFGFFGMAISLLLFSLLKSSIPATTALILYGLQNLFSQAGPGSVSASGMLGVELAPTKVRGLVQSLTVASGRIGAALTAFVFPALFNTYGESFAVAFLSSVAFVAAVLTLIAVPETKGKPLEVSSQEDLIVQEI; from the coding sequence ATGAAGTTATCAGATATTTTCAAACCCCTGGATCAAAGAAACTTCGATGTATGGCATATAAAGTCACTACTAACTACAGGTATGGGAGTTTTTACTGACGGATATGATCTCTCATCAATCGGCATAGTCTTAGCAATGGTTCTCTCATCATTTGGCATAACAAGCAAATCACCAGATTACACTCTATGGCAAAGTCTAGTATCGGGATCAGCATTAATAGGTGCAGCAGTGGGAGCAATAATTTTCGGAATACTCTCTAATAGAGGTAGGAAAACATTTTACGGAATAGACGTTGCCCTTCTTTCTATTGGTGCATTATTACAAGCGTTTGTTTCAACTCCCTTAGAATTAGTGATAGTTAGAGGACTTTTGGGTTTAGGTGTTGGTGCGGATTATGTATTATCTCCTATGATAATGGCAGAGTATTCAAACGCTAAAGATAGGGGGAAGTTACTTGCTTTCGGTTTTGGTTTAATGTGGGGATTTGGTGCAACTACTGCAGCGGCAATAGCTCTAGGATTGGAAGCTCTTAGCGTACCCACAAATATTATTTGGAGAGTAGTTTTGGTAACTGGTGCTATACCATCGGCCTCTGTAATTTACTTAAGAAGAAAAATTCCGGAAACACCAAGGTATTTAGCTAGGATTAAGGGTGACGTTGAAAAATTTAGAGAAGTTGTAAGGACATTAGCTAATACTGATATTCATGTAAATAAAGAATTAAAAGATATTAACAGTTTCTCTTCATATTTCAGTAAATTTTGGAAAACATTCTTGGCAGCATGCTTACTTTGGTTCTTATTTGATATTGTAGCATACTCTGGTATTCTATTTGGTCCAACTGATATTGCAAAAAGTATTGGAATAAATAATAGTGCTATCTTTCAGTTCGTTATAGAGTTCGGTTTTACGCTACCTGGTGGGATAATTGCATTGTTAACCTTAGATAGAATTGGAAGAAAACCTATGCAGACATTTGGTTTCTTCGGAATGGCTATCTCTTTACTTCTCTTCTCTTTATTAAAATCGAGTATACCGGCTACCACAGCACTAATACTATATGGTTTACAGAATTTGTTTTCACAAGCAGGACCTGGTTCAGTAAGTGCTTCTGGTATGCTAGGTGTGGAACTAGCACCCACTAAGGTTAGAGGACTTGTTCAGTCTTTAACAGTAGCTTCTGGTAGAATAGGAGCAGCACTAACAGCTTTCGTCTTTCCAGCTTTATTTAATACCTATGGAGAATCTTTTGCCGTAGCATTCCTAAGTTCTGTTGCATTCGTTGCGGCCGTCTTAACGTTAATTGCAGTACCGGAGACGAAAGGAAAGCCATTAGAAGTTTCTTCGCAAGAAGATCTTATTGTTCAAGAAATTTAA
- a CDS encoding PaREP1 family protein, producing the protein MLEKIRLAHDVYFEEADELLSRGDLVQASEKYYKAAEEAIKYLTYVNSIKVEKWDLKTINSAVYELSKKYGDFVLEAWKSAVALDTVNLSKDLITHLREDIKKLIEIADRELYNQLAKRS; encoded by the coding sequence ATGTTGGAAAAAATTCGTTTAGCTCATGATGTTTACTTTGAGGAAGCTGATGAGTTGCTTTCTAGGGGTGATCTTGTTCAAGCTTCGGAAAAGTATTATAAGGCTGCAGAAGAAGCAATAAAATATCTTACATATGTGAATTCAATTAAGGTCGAGAAATGGGATCTAAAGACAATAAATTCAGCTGTATATGAGCTATCAAAGAAATATGGAGATTTTGTCTTAGAAGCTTGGAAGAGCGCTGTAGCATTAGATACAGTAAATCTTAGTAAAGATTTAATAACGCATTTAAGGGAGGATATTAAGAAACTGATCGAAATTGCCGATCGAGAGCTTTATAATCAATTGGCTAAAAGAAGCTGA
- a CDS encoding PaREP1 family protein, with protein MLSRGDLVQASEKYYKAAEEAIKYLSKEKKYFMLFRVLEKEKMEGRIVI; from the coding sequence TTGCTTTCTAGGGGTGATCTTGTTCAAGCTTCGGAAAAGTATTATAAGGCTGCAGAAGAAGCAATAAAATATCTAAGTAAAGAGAAAAAATACTTTATGCTATTTAGAGTTCTTGAAAAAGAAAAGATGGAAGGCCGAATTGTTATTTAA
- a CDS encoding PaREP1 family protein: MKKKRWKAELLFKAAEELDKIFPGIWKAWKSAWFLHVYGFHEMSLNKEIISVESNIVKTRLFEILRSEL; encoded by the coding sequence TTGAAAAAGAAAAGATGGAAGGCCGAATTGTTATTTAAAGCTGCAGAAGAGTTAGATAAGATATTTCCAGGGATTTGGAAAGCATGGAAAAGTGCGTGGTTTCTTCATGTTTATGGGTTTCATGAAATGAGCCTAAATAAGGAGATTATAAGTGTTGAATCTAATATTGTTAAGACGAGGCTATTTGAAATACTGAGAAGTGAGCTTTAA
- a CDS encoding HEPN domain-containing protein → MSFLRKNSLSFLKEAERNLDEGEYNLAMFHLEQALQLTLKFILY, encoded by the coding sequence ATGTCGTTTTTAAGGAAGAACTCGCTAAGCTTTTTAAAGGAAGCTGAAAGGAATTTAGATGAAGGTGAGTATAATTTAGCTATGTTTCATTTAGAACAAGCGTTACAGCTTACTTTAAAATTCATTTTATATTAG
- a CDS encoding RNA-guided endonuclease TnpB family protein: MARRVKAIRATVSMKIALSEPLLALVNNYVKALRYSLFWLKENVKNPEEKGVLGRVHEELYDKLRGEYNLPSKVAEDCYRDALSVYKGWYNNPRRGRFPRVYKPTVWLTPKASYNIDFNKMVARIAGVGELPILGYPRNIKDYMDWKMKEARLVIKGDKAFLKVVFEKKKVKIQPRGSVAVDINMNEIVVGKDDTRYVRIFTRLHEVHHWKSLAEALQRKYSRRWRVNKGILVRIKYFYSKAKRIMEDFARKVGKWVVEVAEDFGANVIKLENLKNLIKHVNKLPSEFRDKLYLMQYRRVQYWIEWQAKKHGLLVVYVNPHYSSVSCPKCGKKMVEVSYRWFKCICGYENDRDVIGIMNLNRRGSLTLSSAPQMRDVVPNR, translated from the coding sequence ATGGCTAGGAGGGTTAAAGCGATCAGAGCTACTGTTTCGATGAAGATCGCCCTATCTGAACCCCTCCTAGCCCTTGTGAATAACTACGTTAAGGCACTACGTTATTCGTTGTTTTGGTTGAAAGAAAATGTGAAAAATCCGGAAGAGAAGGGTGTGTTAGGAAGAGTCCATGAGGAGTTATATGATAAGTTAAGAGGGGAATACAATCTACCATCAAAGGTTGCTGAGGACTGTTATAGGGATGCACTCTCAGTATACAAGGGTTGGTATAATAACCCAAGGAGGGGTAGGTTTCCTAGAGTGTATAAGCCAACTGTATGGTTAACACCAAAAGCAAGTTATAACATAGATTTTAACAAGATGGTGGCTAGGATTGCTGGTGTCGGTGAGCTCCCAATCCTTGGTTATCCTAGAAACATTAAGGACTACATGGACTGGAAGATGAAGGAGGCAAGGTTGGTAATCAAGGGTGATAAAGCGTTTCTTAAAGTAGTTTTTGAGAAAAAGAAAGTAAAAATTCAACCTAGGGGTAGTGTTGCTGTTGATATTAACATGAATGAGATTGTTGTTGGTAAGGATGATACTCGTTATGTTAGGATTTTCACACGCCTTCATGAGGTTCATCATTGGAAGTCTTTAGCTGAAGCTCTGCAGAGAAAGTACTCAAGGAGGTGGAGGGTGAATAAGGGAATTCTTGTAAGGATTAAGTACTTCTACTCTAAGGCTAAGCGAATCATGGAGGACTTTGCTAGGAAGGTTGGGAAGTGGGTTGTTGAGGTTGCAGAGGATTTTGGTGCTAATGTTATTAAGTTAGAGAACCTCAAGAATTTGATTAAACATGTTAATAAATTACCATCTGAGTTTAGGGATAAACTGTATTTGATGCAATACCGTCGTGTTCAGTATTGGATTGAATGGCAGGCTAAGAAACACGGCTTGTTGGTTGTGTATGTTAATCCTCACTATTCTTCTGTCTCTTGTCCTAAGTGTGGAAAGAAGATGGTTGAGGTTTCTTATCGTTGGTTTAAGTGTATTTGTGGTTATGAGAATGATAGGGATGTTATTGGAATTATGAATCTTAACAGGAGGGGGTCTCTGACCCTCTCGTCTGCCCCTCAAATGAGGGATGTAGTCCCGAACCGATGA
- a CDS encoding 2-oxoacid:ferredoxin oxidoreductase subunit beta, with product MVERKPVFVDWCPGCGDFGILRAEEMAIRELGINPKSVVIVSGIGCSGKIPHFMNLPISGVHTLHGRSIAFATGIKLSNPSLEVIVNVGDGDGLGIGMGHFVHLGRRNIDIAVLVHNNGVYGLTKGQASPTLHRGEKTKSLPKPNIMDAVNPLAVALAAGYTFVARGYAYDVMHLKELIKKAILHKGSALVDILQPCPTYNDINTKEWYDKRVYKLDNVPGWDPVVRKEEEAQKKFEQAIMKSYEWGEKIPIGIFYQNELVPTFEDRLTSNIPNYREYYPAKQQIEINGISTTKIDELIKAKRI from the coding sequence ATGGTGGAGCGTAAACCCGTATTTGTAGATTGGTGTCCAGGCTGTGGAGACTTTGGAATACTGAGAGCTGAAGAGATGGCAATAAGAGAACTTGGAATTAATCCAAAATCTGTTGTAATAGTATCTGGAATTGGTTGCTCCGGAAAAATACCACATTTCATGAACTTACCTATATCTGGAGTCCATACTCTACACGGAAGATCAATAGCATTTGCTACTGGAATTAAACTATCTAATCCATCATTAGAGGTGATAGTTAACGTTGGAGATGGAGACGGTTTAGGAATTGGTATGGGGCACTTTGTACATTTAGGAAGAAGAAACATTGATATTGCGGTACTAGTACATAATAACGGTGTTTACGGATTAACTAAAGGACAAGCTTCACCAACACTACATAGAGGTGAGAAAACAAAGTCCTTACCAAAACCAAATATAATGGATGCTGTAAATCCCCTAGCTGTAGCTTTAGCTGCAGGCTATACTTTTGTTGCTAGAGGATACGCATATGACGTTATGCATTTAAAGGAACTAATCAAAAAGGCAATTCTTCATAAAGGTAGCGCATTAGTAGATATTCTTCAACCTTGTCCTACATATAACGATATTAATACAAAAGAATGGTATGATAAAAGGGTTTATAAACTAGATAATGTGCCAGGTTGGGATCCAGTAGTAAGAAAAGAAGAGGAGGCTCAGAAAAAATTCGAACAAGCCATAATGAAGTCTTATGAATGGGGAGAAAAAATACCTATTGGAATATTTTACCAAAATGAATTAGTACCAACATTTGAAGATAGACTTACATCAAATATACCAAATTACAGAGAGTACTATCCAGCTAAACAGCAAATAGAAATTAACGGTATTAGTACTACCAAAATTGATGAACTTATTAAAGCCAAAAGAATTTAG
- a CDS encoding 2-oxoacid:ferredoxin oxidoreductase subunit alpha, whose amino-acid sequence MTRIVWMIGGAQGLGVDTSANIFGNAVAKAGYYLFGNREYYSNIKGRHSYFEVVISEKPIRSLSSYVNILASFDAETVFQHFTETKEYLIYNVEYENTTVDLVKSMEPEMAEQVKEALSKERLGFTIKDVLEYLKRRGVKVIGFNYTELIKKIADTFKVPMSVVERAKNMIAVGASYGLLGLKFDYLKDAISSTFKNELFIKFNTMAAELGYNSVPNVYKLQEYKIEKQRIQVDGNTISAMGKLAGGLRFQSYYPITPASDESVYIEANQNLDMIVEGNELRKGGVVVVQAEDELAAINMAVGAALTGVRSATATSGPGFSLMSEGISWAGMNEVPVVITYYMRGAPATGLPTRSGQADLKFALNVGHGEFPRIVIASGDHVEIFWDAIWALNLAEKYQTPVIHIIEKTLANAYSVFEEELITNRPYVIERGKIVKPTSDYFNRFEVTEDGISPRVFLGQASIFYTGDEHNEEGHITENSINRMKMYEKRNKKLETADKEIPEEQRVNIVGDADIVLLTWGSPKGAILDAMEELSKDGIKTMMVQVKMFNPYPKNLMKKILSGKSKIIAVENNYNAQGAEVLAEKTGIFATNYILKWTGRPITREEVIEGIKKILERDEKRVVLYGGA is encoded by the coding sequence ATGACTAGAATTGTTTGGATGATAGGAGGAGCACAAGGACTTGGTGTAGATACCTCAGCAAATATCTTTGGTAACGCTGTAGCAAAAGCTGGATATTATCTTTTTGGAAATAGAGAATATTACTCTAATATAAAGGGGAGACATAGTTATTTTGAAGTAGTAATTAGTGAGAAACCCATAAGAAGTTTATCATCTTATGTAAATATTTTAGCTAGTTTTGACGCTGAAACCGTCTTCCAACATTTCACAGAGACAAAGGAATATTTAATCTATAACGTTGAGTACGAAAATACTACTGTCGACTTAGTTAAATCAATGGAACCAGAAATGGCAGAGCAAGTAAAAGAAGCGTTAAGTAAAGAGAGACTGGGATTTACTATAAAAGATGTACTAGAATACCTAAAGAGAAGAGGAGTTAAAGTAATTGGATTTAATTATACAGAATTGATAAAGAAGATCGCAGATACTTTCAAAGTTCCTATGTCTGTAGTTGAAAGAGCTAAAAATATGATAGCTGTAGGAGCTTCTTATGGTCTACTCGGACTAAAATTCGACTATTTAAAAGACGCAATTTCTTCGACATTTAAGAACGAACTCTTCATTAAATTTAACACTATGGCGGCCGAATTAGGATATAATTCCGTTCCAAACGTGTATAAATTACAGGAATATAAAATAGAAAAGCAAAGAATTCAAGTAGACGGAAATACAATTTCAGCAATGGGAAAATTAGCCGGAGGATTAAGATTCCAGTCATATTATCCAATAACTCCAGCCTCAGATGAAAGTGTATATATTGAGGCTAATCAAAACCTAGATATGATAGTTGAGGGAAACGAATTAAGGAAGGGAGGAGTAGTTGTAGTTCAGGCAGAAGATGAATTAGCTGCAATAAATATGGCTGTTGGTGCAGCCTTAACTGGAGTTAGATCTGCAACAGCAACTTCTGGACCTGGATTCTCTTTAATGTCTGAAGGAATAAGTTGGGCAGGGATGAATGAGGTTCCAGTTGTAATTACTTATTATATGCGTGGAGCCCCAGCAACTGGATTACCAACAAGATCTGGTCAAGCAGATTTAAAGTTTGCCCTTAATGTTGGTCATGGAGAGTTTCCAAGAATCGTTATTGCCTCTGGTGATCACGTAGAAATCTTTTGGGATGCAATTTGGGCTTTGAATTTAGCTGAGAAATATCAAACACCAGTTATCCACATAATAGAAAAGACTTTAGCCAATGCATATTCAGTGTTTGAAGAAGAATTAATAACTAATAGACCTTACGTAATTGAAAGAGGAAAAATAGTAAAACCAACAAGTGATTACTTTAATCGATTCGAAGTAACTGAAGATGGTATATCTCCTAGGGTATTCCTTGGCCAAGCTAGTATCTTCTATACTGGAGATGAGCACAACGAAGAAGGGCATATAACAGAAAATAGTATAAACAGAATGAAGATGTATGAAAAGAGAAATAAGAAGTTAGAAACTGCAGATAAAGAAATTCCAGAGGAACAAAGAGTTAATATTGTAGGTGATGCTGATATTGTCCTATTAACGTGGGGTTCACCAAAGGGTGCAATTTTAGATGCAATGGAAGAATTGAGTAAGGACGGTATTAAAACAATGATGGTTCAAGTTAAGATGTTCAATCCTTATCCCAAAAATCTCATGAAAAAGATTCTTTCGGGGAAGAGTAAAATAATAGCAGTTGAAAATAATTATAATGCACAAGGAGCTGAAGTTTTAGCGGAAAAAACTGGGATATTCGCAACAAATTATATATTAAAATGGACCGGAAGACCTATAACTAGGGAAGAAGTAATTGAAGGTATAAAGAAGATTTTAGAAAGAGATGAGAAAAGGGTAGTATTGTATGGTGGAGCGTAA
- a CDS encoding ABC transporter ATP-binding protein: MIDVFGLVKKYSKREVLSNVSLGVRKGEFVSLIGPNGAGKTTLIRSILTLIKPDKGEVRIMGKDPFKDKSIFKNLGYVQELPNLPPFMTGREVLMLSAKLKGAKKDDVDELLDIVGMAEFADRQIAKYSKGMTQRIAIAEALLGNPEVMILDEPNIGIDPIFSVKVREMFNKLKKNGSSILMTSHELEDVKKLSDRVYMIYKGKIVFEGSVEQLVREFLGINVIIETNEVEKVLNLVSSLEYVKRVYRENSRVVVSLSEDKREELLKSLIQSNISVKGFYLDLNLEEAYARAINSVGNNAL, translated from the coding sequence ATGATTGATGTATTTGGGCTGGTAAAGAAATATAGTAAAAGGGAAGTTTTATCTAATGTTTCATTAGGAGTTAGGAAGGGTGAGTTTGTATCATTAATTGGTCCTAATGGTGCAGGAAAAACTACATTAATAAGAAGTATTTTAACTTTGATAAAACCGGACAAGGGAGAAGTGAGAATAATGGGTAAAGATCCCTTTAAGGATAAGAGCATCTTTAAAAATCTTGGATACGTGCAAGAGTTACCAAATTTACCTCCCTTTATGACTGGAAGGGAGGTATTGATGTTATCAGCTAAATTAAAGGGAGCTAAAAAAGATGATGTAGATGAGTTGCTAGACATTGTTGGGATGGCCGAATTTGCAGATAGGCAAATTGCTAAATATAGTAAAGGAATGACTCAAAGAATAGCTATTGCTGAAGCATTATTAGGAAATCCAGAAGTTATGATACTTGATGAGCCCAATATAGGTATAGATCCAATATTTAGTGTAAAGGTTAGAGAGATGTTTAATAAGTTAAAGAAAAACGGTTCTTCAATTTTAATGACGTCACATGAGTTAGAGGATGTTAAAAAGCTCTCTGATAGGGTTTATATGATCTATAAGGGTAAAATAGTTTTTGAGGGTAGTGTTGAGCAACTAGTTAGAGAATTTCTCGGGATAAATGTAATTATTGAGACTAATGAAGTCGAAAAGGTTCTTAATCTAGTTAGTTCATTAGAATATGTAAAGAGAGTTTATAGAGAAAATTCAAGAGTTGTTGTATCTCTTTCAGAGGATAAAAGGGAAGAGTTACTTAAGTCTTTAATTCAATCTAACATTAGCGTTAAAGGTTTTTATTTGGATTTAAATTTAGAGGAAGCTTATGCTAGGGCGATAAATAGTGTTGGAAATAATGCTTTATGA
- a CDS encoding ABC transporter permease, translated as MLEIMLYEWRRAFSRKKVIVLIAISLFFEIAVYLAVAFVPSERVRVLLTPLYPYMWALGTLLPQSLLLHFLAISISSGSMSEEYEQGTIDFFLTKAITRFRFIMEKWLGSFILLSSIYGIMVILSVVMSYLLFGNQDEIGILPEIIASVLFSSLVFFNIAFMIGEMLRRSSLSFIISSSLLIGSILVSDVLEFIDILTHSAQYVIIAEYLPSWGATQLPFIIVSNSPFSIIVQAIDLLPSISTDLISALISVLVYSLFSLSLGVISFLYRDIPKKVT; from the coding sequence GTGTTGGAAATAATGCTTTATGAGTGGAGAAGGGCTTTTTCGAGAAAGAAAGTTATTGTACTTATTGCTATTTCTTTATTCTTTGAAATAGCTGTTTATCTTGCTGTAGCTTTTGTCCCATCAGAGAGAGTTAGAGTCTTACTCACGCCTCTTTATCCTTATATGTGGGCATTAGGGACTCTTTTACCTCAAAGTCTTCTTCTTCATTTTTTAGCAATATCTATATCGTCTGGTTCGATGTCAGAAGAGTATGAACAAGGCACAATAGATTTCTTCCTTACTAAAGCTATAACTAGATTTAGATTTATAATGGAGAAATGGTTAGGCTCATTTATATTATTATCCTCCATTTATGGTATTATGGTTATCCTCTCAGTAGTTATGTCCTATTTGTTATTTGGCAATCAAGATGAAATTGGAATTTTGCCAGAAATAATTGCTTCTGTACTTTTCTCTTCATTAGTATTTTTCAATATAGCTTTTATGATAGGAGAAATGTTAAGGAGAAGTAGCCTATCATTCATAATCTCAAGTTCTTTGCTTATTGGTTCTATATTAGTTTCCGATGTACTAGAGTTTATTGATATATTAACGCATTCAGCACAATATGTGATAATAGCTGAGTATTTGCCTTCATGGGGTGCTACACAGCTACCTTTTATAATAGTTTCTAATTCACCATTTAGTATCATAGTTCAAGCAATTGATTTACTTCCTTCAATATCAACTGATTTAATTTCTGCCTTAATTTCTGTCTTAGTTTACTCTTTATTTTCTCTCTCACTAGGAGTGATAAGTTTCTTATATAGAGACATACCTAAAAAAGTAACTTAA
- a CDS encoding ParA family protein, producing MLGINIISLKGGIGKSFIAFQLAKKLSKNRNVVIIDRSLSRTLSNYFNIKDEFPNGDYKKDIDNIPLVNLGCSRNFLSLDIGKIVEEYRKYKDYDVIIVDNPPLFSDECFEKNLIAWINAFNEYSYKAIPILAPPDEIIDYTMRLMLPINDFLSDLIQKNLGFKSTRLFNPLAIIVNEVTASYQINFENIRKYFRDTLIITIPFDKKILLNPYNVDIKELDPLVEYLSTLI from the coding sequence ATGCTTGGAATTAATATAATAAGTTTAAAAGGAGGTATCGGGAAATCATTTATAGCTTTTCAATTAGCTAAAAAATTATCAAAAAATAGAAACGTAGTTATCATAGATAGGTCATTATCTAGAACTCTTTCAAATTATTTTAATATTAAAGACGAATTCCCTAATGGGGATTATAAAAAAGATATTGATAATATACCTCTTGTAAACCTAGGGTGTTCAAGGAATTTTCTCTCTTTAGATATTGGTAAAATTGTTGAAGAATATAGGAAATATAAAGATTACGATGTAATAATAGTAGATAACCCTCCTCTTTTCTCTGATGAATGTTTTGAAAAAAACTTAATAGCATGGATAAATGCGTTTAATGAGTACTCTTATAAGGCCATACCTATTTTGGCCCCTCCTGACGAGATAATAGATTATACAATGAGACTTATGTTACCTATAAATGATTTTCTTTCTGATCTTATACAGAAAAATCTAGGTTTCAAATCTACAAGATTGTTTAATCCTTTGGCAATAATTGTAAATGAAGTCACTGCATCTTATCAAATTAATTTTGAAAACATAAGAAAATACTTTAGAGATACTCTAATTATCACTATTCCATTCGATAAGAAAATTCTCTTAAATCCGTATAACGTTGATATAAAAGAATTAGATCCATTAGTAGAATATTTAAGTACTCTAATCTAA
- a CDS encoding protein kinase domain-containing protein, whose translation MIRELIRKFGIVVFSLGVILSLFSIYDLLLLPFSFLFSLVGYLALLLIYRDYKKALVEAFKVPSIIILIFIAVYISIHKFHYFYEIDAGIFGAIVYLIFRLRWSICKETNCKTIIRYSKKSQDYLKCKNLVRFVECFAKADEEFLFVQTISKMKKSELEKISNSDLPAKYYYLLSQFYLDKRAELLMRACKDGYRQACSEWKPTMWKGQEINGYKIVDFISEGGLSYILKGEKKGIFYAIKIPKINPTSFTTKNIKELLLDIKNEESVLVQISEKSDNIVRIYAVHFDEPDIYAILRGDILTYIKNPPHIVLEYMSGGSANNYDFTNPRWRKVVYLIIAKIASALEVIHNNGYVHSDVKPHNILFTSALPKKPEEALKGLLSGRIKVKLSDLGSAVKIGEKAFQLTPEYASIEHVKSMILGGISPLDDIYSLGATAFKLLTGKVLNSPQMLQVYNDFFSTLNVSLLDSKLYMTRDFSPLRNVEPDVANFIIYMTSPGKRPNASEVFRFFYSKVF comes from the coding sequence GTGATTAGGGAGTTAATTAGAAAATTTGGGATAGTAGTTTTCTCACTAGGCGTTATACTCTCCCTTTTTTCCATCTATGATCTCTTACTTTTACCGTTTTCTTTTCTCTTCAGCCTTGTCGGATACTTAGCTCTCCTTTTAATTTACCGTGATTATAAAAAGGCTTTAGTTGAAGCATTTAAAGTCCCTTCAATTATTATCTTAATCTTCATAGCCGTTTATATTTCAATTCACAAATTTCATTATTTTTATGAAATTGATGCTGGAATTTTCGGAGCAATAGTATATCTCATATTCAGATTGAGATGGAGTATTTGTAAAGAGACTAATTGCAAAACCATAATAAGATATTCAAAAAAGTCTCAAGATTATCTAAAATGCAAAAACTTGGTGAGATTTGTTGAATGTTTTGCTAAGGCTGACGAAGAATTTCTTTTTGTGCAAACTATTAGTAAAATGAAAAAGAGTGAGCTTGAAAAGATAAGTAACTCAGATTTACCAGCTAAATACTACTATTTACTTTCACAGTTTTATCTAGATAAAAGAGCTGAATTGCTAATGAGAGCATGTAAAGATGGTTATAGACAAGCTTGTAGTGAATGGAAACCAACAATGTGGAAAGGTCAGGAAATTAATGGCTATAAGATCGTTGATTTCATTTCTGAGGGTGGTTTAAGTTATATTTTAAAAGGGGAAAAGAAAGGAATTTTCTACGCTATAAAAATTCCTAAAATAAATCCTACTAGTTTTACTACAAAGAATATTAAGGAATTATTATTGGATATAAAAAACGAGGAAAGTGTTCTTGTTCAAATTTCTGAGAAATCAGACAATATAGTTAGAATTTATGCTGTACATTTTGATGAACCAGATATTTACGCTATACTTAGGGGGGATATTTTAACATATATAAAGAATCCTCCACATATAGTCCTTGAATACATGTCCGGTGGATCTGCAAACAATTACGATTTTACTAACCCTAGGTGGAGAAAAGTAGTGTACTTAATAATTGCTAAAATTGCATCAGCATTAGAAGTAATTCATAATAACGGGTATGTACATTCTGATGTTAAACCTCATAATATTCTTTTCACGTCTGCATTACCTAAAAAACCTGAAGAAGCTTTAAAAGGTCTGCTTAGCGGAAGGATAAAGGTAAAACTAAGTGATTTAGGAAGTGCTGTAAAGATAGGAGAAAAAGCATTTCAATTAACCCCAGAATATGCATCAATAGAGCATGTAAAATCAATGATTTTAGGTGGTATTTCACCATTAGATGATATCTATTCATTAGGTGCAACTGCATTTAAATTACTAACTGGTAAAGTATTAAATTCTCCTCAAATGTTACAAGTCTATAACGATTTCTTTTCCACGTTAAATGTCTCTTTATTAGATTCAAAACTTTACATGACGAGAGATTTTTCACCATTAAGAAACGTTGAACCGGATGTAGCTAACTTTATCATTTATATGACATCACCAGGGAAAAGACCAAATGCATCAGAAGTATTTAGGTTCTTTTATTCGAAAGTCTTTTAA